One genomic window of Amphiura filiformis chromosome 3, Afil_fr2py, whole genome shotgun sequence includes the following:
- the LOC140149135 gene encoding pre-rRNA-processing protein TSR1 homolog, whose protein sequence is MAADNQGHRAGPFKQKNKSHKTGRHRSKSQIDTQHKGRVNAKSLSKRARKELNKINRRHQAHQRRQKRRDEILSKRRCVGGRDTAPHLVVVLGLYEECTPSHIVKHLLECDDNLVVYPTNNELIFDVSVPRFNKRFTFLCPPNNLSAILDAAKVADSLLCVVSPTEGIDGWGETCLTCLFAQGLPATTLVIQGLSEIPIKKRSEQKKQIQKILERRFPEQKLYPLDNAQEGVMLLRHLGEQKLNVVRWRDTRPHLMARNVTFQPSEQDNTVGTLKVSGFVRGCALSVNSLVHLPGLGDYQLQQIDMPPDPCPLNSKGSRKKGKGDSMAVDTEEANSMEEGAKVLGVADPSKQESLDSEAIPDPMEGEQTWPTEEELAEAEAALQEQTQKITKRVPKGTSEYQAAWIVDSGDEEDEDDDSDEDEDEEADGMEGGSDEEESDEEKASIAETDDMEYETISITEGKTVHWDDNYDEEQETAMLEKYRAERMNEMFPDEIDTPTDISARKRFARYRGLKSFRTSPWDPKENLPLDYARIFQFENFNRTKKRVLAEERQSTAEPGWYVTLHIANVPKSFIGDHDARIPLVIFGMLPHEQKMSVLHFAIKRYHVNPEPIKSKERLLFQVGYRRFTACPVFSQHSLGDKHKYDRFLPKETMTVASVYAPILFPPATVLMFKEQQDGSHSLIATGTLHGVHPDRIVAKKVVLSGHPLKIINKQAIVRYMFFNREDIMWFKPVELHTKWGRRGHIKEPLGTHGHMKCIFDGKLKSQDTILMNLYKRVYPKWTYDVVNTRHVNLTPAILDDQYHSRKIAEALEIDME, encoded by the exons ATGGCAGCCGACAATCAGGGGCACAGAGCTGGACcatttaaacagaaaaacaaATCACACAAGACAGGAAGACATCGTAGTAAAAGTCAGATTGATACTCAGCATAAAG GTCGGGTGAATGCAAAATCCTTGAGTAAACGAGCAAGAAAAGAACTTAACAAAATCAACAGAAGACATCAA GCTCATCAGAGAAGACAAAAGAGAAGAGATGAGATCCTTTCCAAGAGGCGTTGTGTAGGAGGGAGAGACACAGCTCCACATCTTGTG GTAGTATTGGGTCTGTATGAAGAATGTACACCTAGTCACATAGTAAAGCATTTGCTGGAGTGTGATGATAACCTAGTTGTATATCCTACCAATAATGAACTCATCTTTGATGTTAG TGTGCCAAGATTTAACAAGCGCTTTACCTTTCTGTGCCCACCAAACAATCTGTCGGCGATCTTGGATGCTGCAAAAGTTGCAGATTCTCTACTGTGTGTGGTGTCACCGACAGAAGGAATTGATGGTTGGGGAGAGACATGCCTTACTTGTCTGTTTGCTCAAGGTCTACCAGCAACAACACTGGTTATACAG GGTTTAAGTGAAATTCCAATTAAGAAAAGGAGTGAACagaaaaaacaaatacaaaaaatactAGAAAGAAG ATTTCCAGAACAGAAGTTGTATCCATTAGACAATGCCCAGGAGGGTGTGATGTTATTGAGACACTTAGGAGAACAAAAGCTGAATGTAGTGAGATGGAGGGATACTAGGCCTCACTTAATGGCAAGGAATGTCACATTCCAACCATCAGAACAAGAT AACACTGTAGGCACCTTGAAAGTATCTGGTTTTGTGAGGGGTTGTGCATTATCAGTAAATAGTCTGGTGCATCTACCTGGCTTGGGGGATTACCAGTTACAGCAAATCGACATGCCTCCTGACCCCTGTCCCTTGAACTCAAAAGGGTCACGAAAGAAAGGGAAAGGAGATTCTATGGCAGTG GATACTGAGGAAGCAAACAGCATGGAAGAAGGTGCCAAGGTGCTTGGAGTAGCTGATCCATCAAAGCAAGAGTCTTTGGATAGTGAAGCCATACCAGACCCAATGGAAGGAGAACAGACTTGGCCAACTGAAGAAGAACTTGCTGAAGCTGAAG CTGCTTTACAAGAGCAAACCCAGAAGATAACTAAACGAGTGCCAAAGGGGACATCTGAATATCAAGCTGCTTGGATTGTGGACAGTGGAGATGAAGAAGACGAGGACGACGATTCT gatgaggatgaggatgaggaggcAGATGGTATGGAAGGAGGAAGTGATGAGGAGGAAAGTGATGAAGAGAAGGCTAGCATAGCTGAAACTGATGACATGGAATATGAAACA ATCAGTATCACAGAAGGCAAAACTGTACATTGGGATGACAACTATGATGAAGAACAGGAGACAGCCAT GTTGGAGAAATACAGAgcagaaagaatgaatgaaatgtTTCCAGATGAAATTGACACCCCAACAGATATTTCAGCAAGGAAAAGATTTGCCAG GTATCGAGGGTTGAAAAGTTTCCGAACATCACCATGGGATCCTAAGGAGAATTTGCCTCTTGACTATGCCCGCATTTTCCAGTTTGAGAATTTCAATCGCACAAAGAAAAGGGTGCTGGCAGAAGAAAGGCAAAGCACTGCTGAG CCTGGTTGGTATGTAACACTACACATAGCAAATGTCCCCAAGAGCTTTATAG GTGACCATGATGCAAGAATACCACTAGTTATCTTTGGCATGCTTCCACATGAACAAAAG atGTCAGTTTTACATTTTGCTATCAAGAGATACCATGTGAACCCAGAGCCCATTAAGTCAAAG GAAAGACTACTCTTCCAGGTTGGGTACAGAAGGTTCACAGCTTGTCCAGTATTTTCACAGCATTCTCTTGGAGATAAACACAAG TATGATAGGTTCCTACCCAAGGAGACCATGACAGTAGCCAGTGTGTATGCTCCCATATTGTTTCCACCAGCCACTGTATTAATGTTTAAGGAGCAACAAGATG GTTCCCATAGTCTCATAGCTACAGGCACTCTACATGGAGTCCATCCTGATAGAATAGTAGCAAAGAAGGTTGTACTCAGTGGACACCCTTTGAAGATCATCAACAAGCAGGCCATTGTACGATACATGTTTTTCAACAGAG AGGATATTATGTGGTTCAAACCAGTGGAGTTACACACCAAGTGGGGCAGGAGAGGACACATTAAAGAACCTCTAG GTACCCATGGACACATGAAGTGTATATTTGATGGCAAATTGAAGTCTCAAGACACCATCTTAATGAATCTGTACAAACGAGTGTATCCCAAGTGGACATATGATGTGGTCAACACTAGGCATGTGAATCTCACACCAGCAATACTGGATGATCAATACCATAGCCGAAAAATTGCTGAGGCTTTAGAAATAGACATGGAATAA